A window of the Serinus canaria isolate serCan28SL12 chromosome 20, serCan2020, whole genome shotgun sequence genome harbors these coding sequences:
- the TCEA2 gene encoding transcription elongation factor A protein 2 isoform X1, with protein MGGEDEIVRIARRLDKMVAKKNAIPRQMFPGHGFWDVEEGAMDLLKELKSMPMTLDLLQSTRIGMSVNALRKQSTDEEVISLAKSLIKSWKKLLDASEEKNEDKKKSLSLPTSSSRETGNSRDQSSNKRQEPPKTPTTPKITTFPPAPITCDAVRNKCREMLTAALQADDDYIAIGADCEHIAAQIEECIYQDVKNTDMKYKNRVRSRISNLKDSKNPELKKNVLCGAITPEQIAVMTSEEMASNELKEIRKAMTKEAIREHQMAKTGGTQTDLFTCGKCKKKNCTYTQVQTRSSDEPMTTFVVCNECGNRWKFC; from the exons ATTCCTCGTCAGATGTTTCCTGGTCATGGGTTCTGGGATGTAGAG gAAGGTGCAATGGATTTACTGAAAGAACTGAAAAGTATGCCTATGACTTTGGATTTACTGCAG TCCACCCGCATTGGGATGTCGGTGAATGCACTGAGGAAGCAGAGCACAGATGAAGAAGTGATATCACTTGCCAAATCCCTCATCAAATCTTGGAAGAAACTTCTAG atgcttctgaggaaaaaaatgaggacaaaaagaaaagcctgtCTTTGCCAACATCTTCCTCCAGGGAGACTGGTAACTCAAGAGACCAAAG ctCCAACAAAAGGCAGGAGCCTCCAAAGACTCCGACCACCCCCAAAATCACCACCTTCCCTCCGGCCCCCATCACGTGCGACGCTGTGCGCAACAAATGCAGGGAGatgctgacagcagctctgcaggctgatG ACGACTACATTGCCATCGGTGCTGACTGCGAGCACATAGCAGCCCAGATTGAAGAGT GCATCTACCAGGATGTCAAGAACACCGACATGAAGTACAAAAACCGCGTGAGGAGCCGCATCTCCAACCTGAAGGACTCCAAAAATCCCGAGCTGAAAAAGAATGTGCTGTGTGGGGCCATCACCCCCGAGCAGATCGCCGTGATGACCTCGGAG GAAATGGCCAGTAATGAGCTGAAAGAGATCAGGAAAGCCATGACAAAAGAAGCAATCCGGGAGCATCAGATGGCCAAGACAGGAGGGACACAGACTGACCTCTTCACCTGTGGgaaatgcaagaagaaaaactgtACCTACACCCAG GTGCAGACCCGCAGCTCCGATGAGCCCATGACCACCTTCGTCGTGTGCAATGAGTGTGGGAATCGCTGGAAG TTCTGCTGA
- the TCEA2 gene encoding transcription elongation factor A protein 2 isoform X2 produces the protein MGGEDEIVRIARRLDKMVAKKNAEGAMDLLKELKSMPMTLDLLQSTRIGMSVNALRKQSTDEEVISLAKSLIKSWKKLLDASEEKNEDKKKSLSLPTSSSRETGNSRDQSSNKRQEPPKTPTTPKITTFPPAPITCDAVRNKCREMLTAALQADDDYIAIGADCEHIAAQIEECIYQDVKNTDMKYKNRVRSRISNLKDSKNPELKKNVLCGAITPEQIAVMTSEEMASNELKEIRKAMTKEAIREHQMAKTGGTQTDLFTCGKCKKKNCTYTQVQTRSSDEPMTTFVVCNECGNRWKVAHQGYYWH, from the exons gAAGGTGCAATGGATTTACTGAAAGAACTGAAAAGTATGCCTATGACTTTGGATTTACTGCAG TCCACCCGCATTGGGATGTCGGTGAATGCACTGAGGAAGCAGAGCACAGATGAAGAAGTGATATCACTTGCCAAATCCCTCATCAAATCTTGGAAGAAACTTCTAG atgcttctgaggaaaaaaatgaggacaaaaagaaaagcctgtCTTTGCCAACATCTTCCTCCAGGGAGACTGGTAACTCAAGAGACCAAAG ctCCAACAAAAGGCAGGAGCCTCCAAAGACTCCGACCACCCCCAAAATCACCACCTTCCCTCCGGCCCCCATCACGTGCGACGCTGTGCGCAACAAATGCAGGGAGatgctgacagcagctctgcaggctgatG ACGACTACATTGCCATCGGTGCTGACTGCGAGCACATAGCAGCCCAGATTGAAGAGT GCATCTACCAGGATGTCAAGAACACCGACATGAAGTACAAAAACCGCGTGAGGAGCCGCATCTCCAACCTGAAGGACTCCAAAAATCCCGAGCTGAAAAAGAATGTGCTGTGTGGGGCCATCACCCCCGAGCAGATCGCCGTGATGACCTCGGAG GAAATGGCCAGTAATGAGCTGAAAGAGATCAGGAAAGCCATGACAAAAGAAGCAATCCGGGAGCATCAGATGGCCAAGACAGGAGGGACACAGACTGACCTCTTCACCTGTGGgaaatgcaagaagaaaaactgtACCTACACCCAG GTGCAGACCCGCAGCTCCGATGAGCCCATGACCACCTTCGTCGTGTGCAATGAGTGTGGGAATCGCTGGAAGGTAGCGCACCAGGGCTATTACTGGCACTGA
- the RGS19 gene encoding regulator of G-protein signaling 19 — translation MSRHETSPTTVQPASNHRPNACCFCWCCCCSCSWNEDRERAWRASRETKLESIPNCEACAKPTPEEVQGWAQSFDKLMKSPAGRNVFREFLRTEYSEENMLFWLACEELKTECNKHTIDEKARMIYEDYISILSPKEVSLDSRVREVINRKMQEPSSHTFDDAQLQIYTLMHRDSYPRFLNSAIYKSLLQTVSHSSSES, via the exons ATGTCCCGGCATGAGACTTCTCCGACAACGGTGCAACCCGCCAGCAACCACCGCCCCAAcgcctgctgcttctgctggtgctgctgctgcagctgctcctg GAACGAGGACCGAGAGCGAGCATGGAGGGCATCCCGGGAGACCAAACTGGAGAGCATCCCAAACTGTGAAGCGTG TGCCAAACCCACGCCGGAggaggtgcagggctgggcgCAGTCCTTCGACAAGCTGATGAAGAGCCCGGCGGGGCGCAACGTCTTCCGGGAGTTTTTGCGGACTGAGTACAGCGAGGAGAACATGCTCTTCTGGCTGGCATGTGAGGAGCTCAAAACTGAGTGCAACAAACACACCATCGATGAGAAGGCCAGGATGATCTACGAGGATTACATCTCCATCCTCTCTCCCAAGGAG GTGAGCCTGGACTCGCGGGTGCGGGAGGTCATCAACCGGAAGATGCAGGAGCCGTCCTCGCACACCTTCGACGATGCACAGCTCCAGATCTACACGCTGATGCACAGAGACTCCTATCCCCGCTTCCTGAACTCTGCCATTTACAAATCGCTGCTCCAGACCGTCTCCCACTCCTCCTCGGAGTCCTAA